A stretch of the Peromyscus leucopus breed LL Stock chromosome 10, UCI_PerLeu_2.1, whole genome shotgun sequence genome encodes the following:
- the Peli1 gene encoding E3 ubiquitin-protein ligase pellino homolog 1, which translates to MFSPDQENHPSKAPVKYGELIVLGYNGSLPNGDRGRRKSRFALFKRPKANGVKPSTVHIACTPQAAKAISNKDQHSISYTLSRAQTVVVEYTQDSNTDMFQIGRSTESPIDFVVTDTVPGSQSNSDTQSVQSTISRFACRIICERNPPFTARIYAAGFDSSKNIFLGEKAAKWKTSDGQMDGLTTNGVLVMHPRNGFTEDSKPGIWREISVCGNVFSLRETRSAQQRGKMVEIETNQLQDGSLIDLCGATLLWRTAEGLSHTPTVKHLEALRQEINAARPQCPVGFNTLAFPSMKRKDVVDEKQPWVYLNCGHVHGYHNWGNKEERDGKDRECPMCRSVGPYVPLWLGCEAGFYVDAGPPTHAFSPCGHVCSEKTTAYWSQIPLPHGTHTFHAACPFCAHQLAGEQGYIRLIFQGPLD; encoded by the exons ATGTTTTCTCCTGATCAAGAAAACCATCCTTCCAAAGCCCCAGTGAAATATGGTGAACTCATTGTCTTAGG GTATAATGGGTCTCTCCCAAATGGCGATCgaggaaggaggaaaagtagGTTTGCTTTGTTTAAAAGACCCAAGGCAAATGGGGTGAAGCCCAGCACCGTGCATATTGCATGTACTCCTCAAGCCGCCAAG GCGATAAGCAACAAGGACCAGCACAGCATATCATACACGTTGTCTCGGGCCCAGACGGTGGTGGTGGAGTATACTCAGGACAGCAACACTGACATGTTCCAG ATTGGTCGGTCAACTGAGAGTCCTATTGACTTTGTGGTGACCGACACAGTCCCTGGGAGTCAGAGTAACTCGGACACGCAGTCAGTGCAAAGCACCATCTCCAGATTCGCCTGTAGGATCATATGTGAGCGCAACCCCCCCTTTACAGCCCGGATTTATGCTGCAGGGTTTGATTCATCTAAAAACATCTTTCTTGGG GAAAAGGCCGCCAAGTGGAAGACCTCTGACGGGCAGATGGACGGCTTGACCACTAACGGCGTTCTTGTGATGCATCCCCGCAATGGGTTCACGGAAGACTCCAAGCCTGGAATATGGCGAGAAATATCAGTGTGTGGAAATGTATTCAGTCTGCGAGAAACCAGATCAGCCCAACAGAGAGGAAAGATG GTGGAAATCGAAACCAATCAGCTACAAGATGGCTCCTTAATTGACCTTTGTGGTGCAACCCTGCTTTGGCGTACTGCAGAAGGCCTTTCCCATACGCCTACTGTGAAGCACTTAGAAGCTCTCCGACAGGAAATCAACGCAGCACGACCTCAGTGCCCTGTAGGCTTCAACACACTAGCCTTTCCCAGCATGAAGAGGAAAGACGTTGTAGATGAAAAACAACCGTGGGTATATCTGAACTGCGGCCATGTTCATGGTTATCATAACTGGGGGAACAAAGAAGAACGTGACGGAAAAGATCGTGAATGTCCTATGTGTAGGTCTGTCGGTCCCTATGTCCCTCTGTGGCTTGGATGTGAAGCTGGATTTTATGTGGACGCCGGCCCCCCCACCCATGCCTTTAGCCCTTGTGGGCACGTGTGTTCAGAAAAGACGACGGCCTATTGGTCCCAGATCCCGCTTCCTCATGGTACTCACACTTTCCACGCAGCCTGCCCCTTTTGTGCGCACCAGTTGGCTGGTGAACAAGGCTATATCAGACTTATTTTCCAAGGACCTCTAGACTAA